Proteins from one Sabethes cyaneus chromosome 2, idSabCyanKW18_F2, whole genome shotgun sequence genomic window:
- the LOC128736229 gene encoding UDP-glucosyltransferase 2-like: MFQFLLLLIVSIGFGNAANILYIDGVASPSHFIWHRALMYGLAAKGHNVTALSVDVELKPPPNVTFIKVEGVYEAFHENNTELTDFLSMTDINPFSMLYLFSDYVTHGCEFSLKSKGLQQILDYPKDFKFDLIINDYLQGPCMVSLAQHKFGRPPLIAATAFHGLTTTTSMSGAYSYSGMVPNHEFDAPERMTYFQRFMNFFYNHWEELLKDYQVTPAVHKLVRQVMPDIPYVGEFEKDTRIVLLNSNPIIQYSEPSMPEPSMPNVISVGGLQIIKPKELPADIKSVVEKSTNGVILFSLGTNIRSDLLGNKRIIEILSAMKQFPQYQFLWKFESDSMPIEVPENVYIRKWMPQNDLLAHPNVKLFITHSGLLSTQEAIWHGVPIIGFPVFADQNRNINYCSEMGVGKRLSIANVNRNDLANAIREVMTDKRYRNNMARLSKLFRDQKEHPLDRAIWWVEWVLRNPDNRILQSNAINLSWFVKYSFDVIVPCLLLLVAVSVLVCKIIRKVSLTKVKPAKSKHE; the protein is encoded by the exons atgtttcaatTTCTGTTACTTTTAATAGTGTCAATTGGTTTTGGTAACGCTGCCAACATTTTGTATATTGATGGAGTTGCTTCACCGAGTCATTTTATTTG GCACCGTGCACTTATGTACGGGTTGGCGGCAAAAGGTCACAATGTGACGGCGTTGAGCGTAGATGTTGAGTTGAAACCACCGCCGAACGTAACCTTTATCAAAGTCGAAGGGGTGTACGAAGCTTTTCACGAGAACAATACGGAATTGACCGATTTCTTGTCTATGACAGATATCAACCCGTTTTCCATGCTGTACTTGTTCAGCGATTATGTTACACATGGTTGCGAGTTTTCGTTGAAATCTAAAGGACTTCAACAGATCTTGGATTATCCAAAAGATTTTAAATTCGACTTGATTATCAACGATTATCTTCAAGGTCCGTGCATGGTTTCACTAGCCCAACATAAATTTGGTCGTCCTCCGCTTATTGCTGCGACAGCATTCCACGGTTTAACGACGACAACTTCAATGTCCGGAGCTTACTCCTACTCTGGAATGGTTCCAAACCACGAATTTGATGCCCCTGAACGGATGACCTACTTCCAGCGATTCATGAATTTCTTTTACAACCACTGGGAGGAACTTCTGAAGGACTATCAAGTTACACCAGCTGTGCATAAATTAGTTCGACAGGTGATGCCAGATATTCCGTACGTTGGAGAATTTGAAAAGGATACGCGAATCGTTCTACTCAATTCCAATCCAATTATTCAATATTCGGAGCCTTCAATGCCCGAGCCTTCAATGCCCAACGTTATCTCAGTCGGTGGATTGCAAATAATTAAACCAAAAGAACTTCCAGCGGATATTAAAAGTGTGGTGGAAAAATCCACAAATGGAGtaattttgttttcgttaggAACTAACATTCGCAGCGATTTATTGGGTAACAAACGAATCATAGAAATTTTGAGTGCAATGAAGCAATTTCCACAGTATCAGTTTTTGTGGAAATTTGAATCCGATAGCATGCCAATTGAAGTTCCGGAAAACGTCTACATTCGAAAGTGGATGCCACAGAATGATTTACTCGCACATCCGAACGTAAAGTTGTTCATCACTCATAGTGGTCTTTTAAGTACCCAGGAGGCAATTTGGCATGGTGTTCCAATAATTGGATTTCCAGTGTTTGCAGACCAAAACCGTAACATAAACTACTGCTCCGAAATGGGTGTGGGCAAACGTTTATCAATCGCCAATGTTAACCGTAATGATCTTGCTAATGCTATTCGGGAGGTAATGACCGATAAAAG GTACCGCAACAATATGGCTCGTTTGTCAAAGCTTTTCCGGGACCAAAAGGAACATCCCCTCGATCGCGCTATTTGGTGGGTGGAGTGGGTCCTTCGTAATCCCGATAACCGTATTCTGCAGTCAAATGCCATAAATTTGAGTTGGTTTGTAAAGTATTCGTTCGATGTTATTGTGCCCTGCTTGCTACTGCTGGTGGCAGTTTCAGTATTGGTCTGCAAAATCATTAGAAAAGTATCACTTACAAAAGTGAAACCAGCGAAATCGAAACACGAATaa